From the Patescibacteria group bacterium genome, the window AACCGGGCGAAATGAGTTTGTTATCGGTTTCGGTCCAATTTTTTGGCCAGCCCAAATTAATTCAGATTGTGAAAGCTGAAAGTTTTTTCCCAGCTCCCAAAGTAGATTCAGCCATTATTAGAATTAATAAAATTCGCGAAAGATTTCTCGAAGTTTCGCAACCATTATTTTTTACTTTAGTTAAGGCTGGATTTTCGGAAAGACGAAAACAAATTCATAATTCACTTGCGACTAGCTTACAATTAGCACCCGAAACAGTGCAAAAAATATTAACCCAAGCTGAAATCGATCCTACGCGTCGAGCTCAGACTTTATCAATGGAGGAATGGCATGAACTCTACCAAGCCTTTACCAGAGAACAAACCTGAAGAAGAATCTGCATCGTCAAAAAATGAGCAATTAAATGTTCAACCTGATTCGCAAACTCCGGAAAAATTGCCAGAAGAAAAACCAGCAGGAATAGTTCGAAAAGGGATTGATACTACCGGTGCGATTGTAAAGGGCGGGGCTGAGTTGGGAATTAAGGGCGCCGAAAAAGGTGCCGAAATTACCGAAAAAGGTTTTGAGGTCGCGGGTAAAAGTTTGGAATTAGTTGGTAAGGGAGTAGAAGCCACTGGCAAGGGTGTTCAATATGCGGGTAAAGGAGTGGAATACACGGGCGTGGTAGTGGAAGGAGAAGTTAAATCTGGTCTAAAATATCTTTCTGGCATAATCAAGAATCGTCGTGGCATTAAAGATTTTTTCTGGAAATCAAAACGGGGTGTTATCACCGGTAGTGCCGATAATGATCCTTCTGGTATAGTCACGTATACTCAGATTGGAGCAATCGCTGGGTTCCAGTTGCTTTGGCTTTGTTTGGTGGCTTGGCCGTTGTTGACGGTAGTCGAAGAAATGTCAGCCCGCATTGGCGTCGTTACCAAAAAAGGTGTAAACTCTATTGTTATTGAGAATTATGGCCGAGCCTGGGCATATTTGGCGACTTTGATAATTTTAATTTGTAATACTTTTACAATGGGCGCAGACATTGCGGCAATGGCTGATGTGGCTTCAATATTAACTAAAATTCCGGAATTAGTGTATATCTTATTGCTGGGTGGAATATTTTTCTGGTTACTTTGGACCAAAGGTTATCAAGCAATTAGCCGTTATTTGTTTTTATTAACCCCTTTCTTTTTGTTATATATTGGTTCGGCTTTATTTTTAAATGTTCCTTGGGGTGAAGTTTTAAAGAATACTTTAGTTCCGACCTTGGGATCAATTAATATGAGTTTTGCTTTAATTGCGGTGGCATTTTTAGGAACAACCTTAACCCCGTTTTTAATTTATTGGGAAGCAACACAGGAAATTGAGGAAAATAAAACCGTCGCCAAACTTCATGATGAGAGTATTGGGGTTACATCAGGGATGTTTTTTTCGCAGTTTATTGCTTTTTTCATTATTGTCGCCGCCGCCGCGGTTTTTGCTGGTGCAAATCATGAGTTAAATTCAGCCCGCGAAATTGCCTTAGCGTTCAAGCCATTAGGTAAAATGTCATTTTTACTCTATTCTTTAGGGATATTAGGATCTGGTTTTTTGGCAATTCCGGTAATGGCAGCTTCAACAGGATATACTTTTTCGGAAACCTTTGGTTGGAAAAAAGGTTTGGATCAGCCATATTCAAAAGCAAAAGGATTTTATGCAGTAATGATTTTAACTTTAATTTTTGGAGTAGCAATTGCTTTATTGAAATTTAATCCAGTTTTAGCTTTGGTTTATTCCCAGGTTTTAAACGGTTTATTGATGCCAGTTTTGGTGGTGTTATTATTGTTTATTTGTAATAATAAAAAAATTATGGGTCAACACACAAATCGGGTTTGGAGTAATATTTTTGGTTTTTTGGCCTTGATTGTTTTAGTTTTAGCTGATTTTGCCTTAATATTTCAGTGGTTAAAATAACTTTGAGGAAATATGAATTTGGGAACTTTATATATTGTTGCCACCCCGATTGGTAATTTGGCGGATATTACCTTGCGAGCTTTAGAAACTTTGAAAAAAGTTGATTTGATCGCGGCCGAAGACACTCGTCTGACCACTCGGCTGCTATCAAGATATGAAATTAAAAAACCGCTTATTTCTTATCACCAACATTCGCGCTTATCGAAAATTGACGAGATTATTTGGGAATTAAAAAATGGTAAGCAGGTGGCTCTGGTGTCAGATGCGGGTACGCCTGGGATTGCTGATCCTGGTGCCAGCTTGATTTTAAAAGCGCTTGAGAATAAAATAGAGATTATCCCGATTCCAGGAGCGCAAGCAGCCGTCACTGCCTTATCAGTGAGTGGTTTTTCGGAATCAAAATTTATTTTTGTGGGATTTTTACCTAAGAAAAAAGGTCGTCAAACTTTATTAACACAACTTTCGGAAATGGTTTTTGAGGGCGTATTGATTTTTTACGAATCACCATATCGTATTAATAAAACCTTGCTGGACTTGCAGAACTATTTTGGTGACATTGAAGTAGTAGTGGCTCGAGAATTGACAAAGATTTATGAAAGCTTTTATCGAGGAAAAATTAGCGAAGTTGAAAAACAAATTAAGGCTAAGGGAGAATTTGTAATATGCCTCAAAAAAGCTATCAATGCCAAATAACAGGTCGGGTTCAAGGAGTCTTTTTCAGGTCGTATTTAAAAAAACATGCCGATAATTTGCACCTGGCAGGTTGGGCAAAAAATGAGCCTTCAGGTTCGGTTTTACTTGAAGTCCAAGGTGAAGGGGACGCGGTAGATGAATTTTTAAAACTGGTTAAAATCGGGTCTGAAAATGCAAAAATTACTAAAGTTAAAGTTCGCAAAATCCCCAATCAAACAAATTTAAAAGAATTTATAATTAAAATAATTTAAGGTTAAAATGAAAAAATTTTATCTCACCACGCCAATTTATTATGTTAATGATAAGCCTCATATCGGTCATGCTTACACGACAATCGCCGCTGACGTAATCGCGAGATATTATCGTGCCAAAAATAAACCAGTGATGTTTTTGACCGGTACTGACGAGCATGGTAAAAAAGTCGCTGAGGCGGCTGAGAAAAATAAGACGACGCCGCAACAATTTGTCGATGATATTTCCGGGCATTTTAAATCAGCTTGGCAAAAATTAAATATTTCCAATGATTATTTTATCCGCACCACGGATGTGAACCATGTCCAGGTAGTAAATAAGGTTTTACGACAATTATTTAAAGCGGGTTTAATTTATAAAAGTAATTATGAAGGGTTATATTGTGTAAGTTGCGAGGAGTTTAAAACTGATAAGGATTTGGTTGATGGACTTTGCGCAATTCATAAAACTAAACCCGAGAAAATTAAAGAGGAGTGTTATTTCCTCAAAGTCTCAAAATATCAATCGCAGCTGCAGGAATTAATCACCAAAGGCGATTTAGAGATAAGTCCTCAGACTCGAAAAAATGAAATTATTAGTTTTTTGAAAAATGAAAAATTAACTGATGTGGCAATTTCCCGTCAAAAGGAAAAAGTTGATTGGGGAATTAGTTTGCCTTTTGATAAAAATTATACCACTTATGTTTGGGTGGATGCGCTTTTAAATTATTTAACCGCGACAAATTGGCCAGATAAGGATTTTGATCAAGTTTGGCCGCCCGACCTTCAATTGATGGCGAAAGATATTTTGCGAATTCATAGCACGGTATGGCCGGCGATTATTTTAGGTCTTGGTTTAAAATTACCCAAGAAAATCTTTGCCCACGGTTTTTTTACTATTAATGGTCACAAAATGAGCAAGAGTTTAAATAATGTGGTTGATCCGGTAAAATTAGCTGATGAGTATGGGGCAGATGTAGTTCGATATTTTTTACTGCGCGAATTTACTTTTGGTCATGATGGTGATTTTAATTTAGAGAGATTTGCCGAGCGATACAACGCTGATTTAGCCAACGATTTGGGTAATTTAGTACAACGAATTTTAAGTTTAGCCAAAAATAACCAAATTCAGACCATTCCCGATAAGACAAAAACTTTAACCGAGGTTGAAAAAGATTTGGAAAATTTGAAGTTTAAGGATGCTTTAGACCGGATTTGGGAATTTGTGGTGACCGCAAATCAAGAGATAGAACTTGCCGAGCCGTGGAAATTAGCCAAAACCGAGCCTGTGAAATTTGCCAAATTTATTGGGGAAATGGTCGTGAAAATTAGTCTGATTGCCAACTCATTAGCGCCATTTATGCCTAAAACTAGTGCACAAATTTTAAAGCAGATTAAAACTCAGGAAATTGAACCGATATTTCCTAAAAAATAAATTATTTCAGCCAATTTTTTGACCCAAAGGAGGGTTTTTGATTTTGTACCCATTACTGGCGATGCTAAGTAATGTTATCGGAATTGTGGTTGATAAATTTGCTTTATCTCGCCAGAAAATTCAACTCGATGTTTTTAAAGTGACTTTATTTCTATTGTTGTGTTTATTTACCGCAATTTTTTTGCCATTTTTAGGCTCGATAAATATTACTAAAGCCTTAACACCAACCTATTTAATTATTTTTGGACTAATGTTGGTAACGGCAATTGTCTGGAATATTTTTTATTATCAAGGGATTCAAAAAGAGAAACTTTATGAGTTTCAAACGATCATTACTTTTACTCCCTTAGTGACGATCTTGTTGGCGAGTTTGCTCTTCATCGAAGAGAGAAAATGGCAAGTTGAATTGGCAGCAATAATTGCGAGTTTGGCATTAATTTTTGCCCATGTCAGAAAATCTCATTTCCAGATTAGCCAATATTCTGCGGGTTTGATAATTTGTGTTATTTTAACCTCCCTAGAATTAATTTTAATTAAAGTTTTGTTAAATGTTTATTCGCCAGTGAGCTTGTATTTTTTGAGGACTTTAATTATTTTTATCTTTTTTGCGCTTTGGTACCGTCCCAATTTAAATAATTTACCAAAATCAGGTTTGGCTTTAATTGCGGCCTCAGCGGTAATGGGGGCGGCACAAATGATTTTGAAGTTTTACGGTTTTGAATTTTTTGGAGTGGTCTATACTGTGATGGTGATGACTTTGGGACCGATTTTGGTTTATTTGTCTTGTTTTTTGATTTTTAAAGAGGAATTAAAAAAAAGAACTATTTTGGCGGCGCTGGTAATTTTGGCCTGTATAGTTTGGGCGACGTTTCAATAAAATTACTAAATAGTGCTGACAATACAGAATTCTTGAGAACTATTTAGAATTTGAGAACCTATTTTTTCTTTTTAATTTGATGAGAGATTTTTCCGGTCTTAGTCCGATATACATCTCCTAAATCGGAAAATAATTTTTCGACTTTTTTTTCGTCCATATAACGATGCAAATGTGGAGTTAAATTTTCGGCTTTATCCTGCAACTCTGATTCTTTTGATTTTAGTTCTAAATATTTTAAAACGATTTCATCAATACTTCTTTTTTGTTGGCGAAATCGGTCTTTCATAATGGGACAAAACTGTTGAAAATCGCACCAACCACAAAGCGGACCCGGTTTTGGTGCAAATTTTTCTAATGAAATTTGTTCAGCAGTTTTGTTCACCGTTTCTTCGAGCTGTTGGTGATCCTCTTTTTGCCTTTTAGTGCTTAATTTTAAATCCGGTGCTAAAAAATGGAGCGAGAGTTTAACATCGGTCAGGTGGGGCCATTTTTGTTTGGCGGCCCAATCGTACATAGTGAGCTGTAAATTATCATCAACTTTGTCTTGTGTCGGTACCCGGCCAGTTTTATAATCAATGATCTCAAAATGATTATCAGTTATTTTATCAACCCGGTCAAAAACCCCGGAAATGTTATGTTCGCCCATTGGCAAGACAAATTTTTCTTCAATACTGACAACGGCCGGCATGGCTTTTTTGATTCGGGAATAAAAATTTTCCACAATTTTCAGGCCATTGGCAAAATAATTTTGCGCCACTTCATTTTCGGCAAAAATGCTCTTATCGAAATTTTCGGAGTAGAGTTTGATTGTTTCTGCTTGAGTTGGTAAATGATAAACATCTTCCAAAATAAACTTTAAGGTTTCGTGGAGATGATTGCCAAACCACATTTTTTCCGAAGGTTTGGTGGGGAGGCGATCGAGATATTGGAATTTAAACATTAAGGGACACGTTTGATAAGTATTAATCGCAGAATATGAAAGTCTCATAAAATCCTCCGGATTATTTAATAACTAATATCTAATTTCCCCAAAGGGGAGCCTTCGGCTCTAATGCCTAATCAGCCCCCAATGATTAAATGACGAAATGGCTAAAATTTAATTTCAGGCATTAGGTATTTATTAGGTCAATTAGAATAATTAGGTTAATTTTTCTTTTTATTATGTTGGTAATTTTCAATCGCTTTTTTAATACCTTCGGCAGCCAAAACCGAGCAATGCATTTTAACTGGTGGTAATCCTTGTAAGGCATCAGCGATTGCTTGATTAGTTAATTTTATCGCTTCGCGAAGTGGTTTGCCCATAATCATTTGTGTGGCCATGGAAGAGGTGGCAATCGCGGCGCCACAGCCTAAAGTTTCTACTTTAACATCGGCAACATATTCAGTATCTTTACCTTTAATTTTTTTGGTTTTAACCTTAATATAATATTTTGCCACGTCACCGCATCTGGGATTGCCAACGACCGCTTCTCCAGAGGGGTTTTTCATGGCGCCAATATTTTGTGGGTGCATAAAGTTTTCTAAAACTTTTTTGCTATATAAATGATCTATTTTTGCTCCTAATTTAATGAGCATTTACTTTTTTATTTGGTCCAAAAGGGGAGATTTGACGTAACTTTTTAATTATTTTTGGTAAAACTTTGATGACATAATCAATTTCCTGTTGGGTAGTTTTCCAGCCTAAACTAAATCTGATCGAGCCATGAGCCCGAAACGGGTCCTGGTACATCGCCATAATTACATGAGATGGTTCGAGGGAACCTGAGGTACAAGCAGAACCGGTTGAAGCGGCAATGCCCTTAAAGTCTAAATTCAAAATGATTGATTCGCCTTCAACATATTTAAAATTTAAATTTAGGATGTGCGGGACACGCTTTTTAATATCGCCATTAAGTTGGACATCAGGAATTAGATCGATAATTTTTTTCTGCAAATAGTCGCGTAATTTTTTAATTTTTTTCGTTTCCAAAGAATTATTTGCCATTTTAATGGCTTTACCAAAACCGACAATTGCTGGGACGTTTTCCGTACCTGCCCTTAAACCAAATTCATGTTCGCCACCTAAACTCTGCGCTTTAATTGGGGTATTTTTTTTAACAAATAAAGCCCCAATTCCTTTAGTTGCTCCTAATTTATGTCCAGATAATGTCAGCAAATCGACATGTAGCCATTTGGTATTGCAGTTTTCATAACCTGCCGCTTGGACGGCATCAGTATGAAAATAGATTCGATGTCCATTTTTGGCACGGCTTTTATTCATTTTTTCAAGCATTTTTCCAATTTCGCGAATCGGCTGCAAACTCCCAGTTTCATTATTAGCGTACATAATCGAGACTAAAAGCGTATTTTTTTGGATAACTCTTTTGATAGATTCAAGATTGACTTGACCCTGTGGATTGACTCTAAGATATGTTACTTTAGCTCGTTTCGCCTTTTCTAATTCACGGTAACAATTTAAAACCGCATGATGTTCAATTTGGGTAGTAATAATATGAGGAATAAATTTTGAATTTGTGACCAGACCACGAACGGCTAAATTATCAGCTTCAGTGCCACCAGAAGTAAAAATTACTTCATCTGCCTGGCAATTTAAAAAATCTGCGATCGTTTTTCTATTCTCATCAACTGCTTTTCGAGCTTCCCGGCCAAATTTATGGATCGAAGATGGGTTGCCAAATTTTTCTGAAAAATATGGCAAAATTTTGCTTTTTATTTGAGGACGAACTGGCGCGGTCGCCGCATAGTCCAAATATATTTTAGGCATAAAATAAGATTTCCTATAAAAAACATGCAGCCATAAGGATTTGGTTTTTTTCCGTTTGGCATATTATCTCCTAAATGTTATTATAACATAGGAATGAAAAAAGTTAAAGTTTTAGGCAAGCGACTAAAAGGAGCGAAGAATGGCAAAGGTGAGCGTTGATAAAGAAAAGTGTATTGGTTGCGGGGCGTGTCAGACATCATGTCCTAAGGTTTTTAAAGTCGGCGATGATGGCAAATCATCAGTTATTAATCCTGATGGTAAGTGTAACCTTAAAGAGGTTGCGGCCGCATGTCCGACAGGCGCAATCACTATTTCGGAATAATTTTAGGACTCATATCTTAATAATATGAAGGATAATAAGCAAATTGATATTCAACAATGTTCTCATCTACGGTGCTGGTGGTGACAGTCAGGCTGGCTGAGTTTTTTGAGAAGGAAAGGCTTTCTTCATCCGAATCTAATAATTTCCAACCAGCACTAACTAAATTTGTGCGATAATAATTTATGATTTTAGTTGAAGTCGCGCGAACTTTGTAGCTTATCTGATAAAAATTATTGTCTTGAGTAGTCGAATATCGGGTACGAATTGAACCAGGATACCTGACAACACCAACTATATCAGTGCCGGCAACATCAGTGGTGGGCATGGTTTCAGTTGAACTCGAACTGCCAGTGTCGCTGGAAGTTGAAGTCGGGGTGCTGGTGACAGCAGTTTTGATGGCTTTTTTGGCTTTGCTATAAGCATAATAGCCTAAACCGCCACCCAAAAGTAGTAAAAAAACGAGCACTAAGACAATAATCAGCACCACTTTAGTTCCTTTTTTGGGTTCGGTTGAAGGCGTGGGCGTGGGTGCGGATTGTGGCTGTGGTTGTGGTTGAGAACTTTCCATTTCCCTCCTTTAAATTAAAATTAGTCAAGAAAATCTTGATCAAATTTAACATGTAATTCTATATTTATTATATCCTTAGAGTTGGGCTTGTCAAATTAGGATTGAATTTGAAGCAATTTTATGGTAAGATTAGTCATAAAGGAGTTAAAATGAACGAAATTTCTCCTGAAACCAATGAGTTACAAACAGAACGAGAAATTGTTATTGCCGGCACGGCGATTGAAGGAGCGGTCCAACGGCTCGCAGAAGTAGCTCCGGATTTTAATCTAGAGGGCAAGAGTTTAAGTGATTTAGAAAAGGAAGCGACGCGGTTAGAAGAAAAAGCGGCGGCGATAAGGAGTTTGGCGGTGCATTGTCGTCCCGATAATAACATTCTGGGGATCGTTGAGGGTGGATTAAAGGTAAAAATTAGAGAATTGTCAGAAAATTCTTAAAGATGAATCAAAAAGTATTGGTCGCAATGTCTGGAGGCGTAGATTCTTCGGTCGCGGCGGCATTGCTTAAAAAAATGGGTTTTAAACCGATTGGGATTTTTTTAAAGTTTTGGCAGCCTGAAAATAACGATCATTTTACGAACCGATGTTGTTCTACTGAAGCATCTTTTATGGCGCGTCAGGTGGCTCAAAAAATAGAAATCCCTTTTTATGTTTTGGATTTTCGAGAGCAATTTAAAAAAGAAGTTGCAGATTATTTTATCTCGGAATACAAAAAAGGCCACACGCCAAATCCCTGCGTGAAATGTAATCAGAAAATTAAGTTTGGTTTATTATTGCAAAAAGCACGTGAATTTGGGGCAGAATTTATTGCGACTGGTCATTATGCACAAATTTTTCCGCTTACTAATAAATCTGGCAGCGGGAAAAAGATATTTAATGAGAGTGCAGGTTTGAATTTTAGTAATTCCGAGCAAACAAAGCCAGTTTTAAAGTCTGCTTTGGAAAAATATTCCCGAGCTAAATTAATTTTGACTGAGGCTCGAGACAAGACGAAAGATCAATCATATTTTTTATGGACCCTTAAACCTGAACAGCTTCAAAAAATTTTATTTCCAATTGGCAATTTCACTAAGCCCGAGGTGAGAAAGTTGGCTAAAAAATGGGGTTTGCCGAGTGCTTTAAGTCGAGAAAGCCAAGAAATTTGTTTTGTAAATTCGAGTTTGTGGGATTTTTTACAAAAATATTTGAAGCCAAAAAAAGGTAAAATTGTCGATTTAAATGGTAAAATAATTGGTGAACATTTTGGAGCGTTATTTTATACAATTGGGCAAAGACATCATTTGGAAATTCCGGCTGATAATCCTGAACAAAAACCATATTATGTAGCGAGAATTGATTTGGCGAAAAATGAAGTGATAGTCGGGCATGAAGCAGATTTGTATTCAAAAGACTTAATTGCGAACGAAATTAATTGGATAAAATCAATCAACAATCAACAACCAGCAATCAATAATGTCGAAGCTCGAATTCGTTATGGCCACCCCAAAGAAAAGGTGAAAATTAAATTTCAAAATTCAAAA encodes:
- a CDS encoding divalent metal cation transporter gives rise to the protein MNSTKPLPENKPEEESASSKNEQLNVQPDSQTPEKLPEEKPAGIVRKGIDTTGAIVKGGAELGIKGAEKGAEITEKGFEVAGKSLELVGKGVEATGKGVQYAGKGVEYTGVVVEGEVKSGLKYLSGIIKNRRGIKDFFWKSKRGVITGSADNDPSGIVTYTQIGAIAGFQLLWLCLVAWPLLTVVEEMSARIGVVTKKGVNSIVIENYGRAWAYLATLIILICNTFTMGADIAAMADVASILTKIPELVYILLLGGIFFWLLWTKGYQAISRYLFLLTPFFLLYIGSALFLNVPWGEVLKNTLVPTLGSINMSFALIAVAFLGTTLTPFLIYWEATQEIEENKTVAKLHDESIGVTSGMFFSQFIAFFIIVAAAAVFAGANHELNSAREIALAFKPLGKMSFLLYSLGILGSGFLAIPVMAASTGYTFSETFGWKKGLDQPYSKAKGFYAVMILTLIFGVAIALLKFNPVLALVYSQVLNGLLMPVLVVLLLFICNNKKIMGQHTNRVWSNIFGFLALIVLVLADFALIFQWLK
- the rsmI gene encoding 16S rRNA (cytidine(1402)-2'-O)-methyltransferase, which encodes MNLGTLYIVATPIGNLADITLRALETLKKVDLIAAEDTRLTTRLLSRYEIKKPLISYHQHSRLSKIDEIIWELKNGKQVALVSDAGTPGIADPGASLILKALENKIEIIPIPGAQAAVTALSVSGFSESKFIFVGFLPKKKGRQTLLTQLSEMVFEGVLIFYESPYRINKTLLDLQNYFGDIEVVVARELTKIYESFYRGKISEVEKQIKAKGEFVICLKKAINAK
- a CDS encoding acylphosphatase, with product MPQKSYQCQITGRVQGVFFRSYLKKHADNLHLAGWAKNEPSGSVLLEVQGEGDAVDEFLKLVKIGSENAKITKVKVRKIPNQTNLKEFIIKII
- a CDS encoding class I tRNA ligase family protein, with the protein product MKKFYLTTPIYYVNDKPHIGHAYTTIAADVIARYYRAKNKPVMFLTGTDEHGKKVAEAAEKNKTTPQQFVDDISGHFKSAWQKLNISNDYFIRTTDVNHVQVVNKVLRQLFKAGLIYKSNYEGLYCVSCEEFKTDKDLVDGLCAIHKTKPEKIKEECYFLKVSKYQSQLQELITKGDLEISPQTRKNEIISFLKNEKLTDVAISRQKEKVDWGISLPFDKNYTTYVWVDALLNYLTATNWPDKDFDQVWPPDLQLMAKDILRIHSTVWPAIILGLGLKLPKKIFAHGFFTINGHKMSKSLNNVVDPVKLADEYGADVVRYFLLREFTFGHDGDFNLERFAERYNADLANDLGNLVQRILSLAKNNQIQTIPDKTKTLTEVEKDLENLKFKDALDRIWEFVVTANQEIELAEPWKLAKTEPVKFAKFIGEMVVKISLIANSLAPFMPKTSAQILKQIKTQEIEPIFPKK
- a CDS encoding DMT family transporter — its product is MILYPLLAMLSNVIGIVVDKFALSRQKIQLDVFKVTLFLLLCLFTAIFLPFLGSINITKALTPTYLIIFGLMLVTAIVWNIFYYQGIQKEKLYEFQTIITFTPLVTILLASLLFIEERKWQVELAAIIASLALIFAHVRKSHFQISQYSAGLIICVILTSLELILIKVLLNVYSPVSLYFLRTLIIFIFFALWYRPNLNNLPKSGLALIAASAVMGAAQMILKFYGFEFFGVVYTVMVMTLGPILVYLSCFLIFKEELKKRTILAALVILACIVWATFQ
- a CDS encoding PD-(D/E)XK nuclease family protein; amino-acid sequence: MRLSYSAINTYQTCPLMFKFQYLDRLPTKPSEKMWFGNHLHETLKFILEDVYHLPTQAETIKLYSENFDKSIFAENEVAQNYFANGLKIVENFYSRIKKAMPAVVSIEEKFVLPMGEHNISGVFDRVDKITDNHFEIIDYKTGRVPTQDKVDDNLQLTMYDWAAKQKWPHLTDVKLSLHFLAPDLKLSTKRQKEDHQQLEETVNKTAEQISLEKFAPKPGPLCGWCDFQQFCPIMKDRFRQQKRSIDEIVLKYLELKSKESELQDKAENLTPHLHRYMDEKKVEKLFSDLGDVYRTKTGKISHQIKKKK
- a CDS encoding iron-sulfur cluster assembly scaffold protein, translating into MLIKLGAKIDHLYSKKVLENFMHPQNIGAMKNPSGEAVVGNPRCGDVAKYYIKVKTKKIKGKDTEYVADVKVETLGCGAAIATSSMATQMIMGKPLREAIKLTNQAIADALQGLPPVKMHCSVLAAEGIKKAIENYQHNKKKN
- a CDS encoding cysteine desulfurase family protein: MPKIYLDYAATAPVRPQIKSKILPYFSEKFGNPSSIHKFGREARKAVDENRKTIADFLNCQADEVIFTSGGTEADNLAVRGLVTNSKFIPHIITTQIEHHAVLNCYRELEKAKRAKVTYLRVNPQGQVNLESIKRVIQKNTLLVSIMYANNETGSLQPIREIGKMLEKMNKSRAKNGHRIYFHTDAVQAAGYENCNTKWLHVDLLTLSGHKLGATKGIGALFVKKNTPIKAQSLGGEHEFGLRAGTENVPAIVGFGKAIKMANNSLETKKIKKLRDYLQKKIIDLIPDVQLNGDIKKRVPHILNLNFKYVEGESIILNLDFKGIAASTGSACTSGSLEPSHVIMAMYQDPFRAHGSIRFSLGWKTTQQEIDYVIKVLPKIIKKLRQISPFGPNKKVNAH
- a CDS encoding ferredoxin, producing MAKVSVDKEKCIGCGACQTSCPKVFKVGDDGKSSVINPDGKCNLKEVAAACPTGAITISE
- the mnmA gene encoding tRNA 2-thiouridine(34) synthase MnmA, producing the protein MNQKVLVAMSGGVDSSVAAALLKKMGFKPIGIFLKFWQPENNDHFTNRCCSTEASFMARQVAQKIEIPFYVLDFREQFKKEVADYFISEYKKGHTPNPCVKCNQKIKFGLLLQKAREFGAEFIATGHYAQIFPLTNKSGSGKKIFNESAGLNFSNSEQTKPVLKSALEKYSRAKLILTEARDKTKDQSYFLWTLKPEQLQKILFPIGNFTKPEVRKLAKKWGLPSALSRESQEICFVNSSLWDFLQKYLKPKKGKIVDLNGKIIGEHFGALFYTIGQRHHLEIPADNPEQKPYYVARIDLAKNEVIVGHEADLYSKDLIANEINWIKSINNQQPAINNVEARIRYGHPKEKVKIKFQNSKIQATFDKPQRAITPGQSVVFYQNEAVLGGGIIENKK